Within the Agromyces ramosus genome, the region TGTCCGACGATGCCAAGGCGACCGCGGTGGTCGACCGCTTCCTCGCCGACCTCGAGGCCTCCGAGGCCTCCGCCGGAGGGAAGAAGTAGTCCATGGGTAGCGCTACGAGGAAGGCCCTGGCCGGCACCCACGCCACGTTGCGTGCGCTCGGCCGGGCCGAGCTGCGGGTGGCCGAAGACGTCCTTGCGGCCGGACGGGTCATCGGCTCGTCGAAGCAGTTGCGCACGGCTCTCACCAACAGTGAGGCGGATGCCGCGCAGAAGCGCGCGCTCGTCGAGGCCGTGTTCGGGTCCAAGCTCACGGCCGACGCCGTGCGGCTGCTCACCGACCTCGCCTCGAACCGCTGGTCCGACTCCACCGACCTGCTCGAGGGCATCGAAGACCTCGGGTTCCGAGTCGCATCGGAGTCCGCGGGCGATGCGGCGATCGACGCCGAGCTCTTCGCGATCGAGCGAGCCGTCGCATCCGACTCGGGTCTCGAGCTCGCGCTCGGTAGCAAGTTGAACCCGACGGACTCCAAGGTGAAGATCGTCGATCGCCTGCTCGCCGGCAAGGCGTCGCCGCAGACCGTCGCGATCGTCAACCACCTCGTGCAGCAGCCGCGCGGTCGCCGAATCGGCGAGCTCCTGCGGCAGGCGGCCACCATCGTCGCCGAGCAGCGTGGCTTCCAGATCGCCACCGTCACGAGCGCGTCGCCCATCTCGGCGGCACAGCTCGATCGCCTCGTGCAGGGTCTCGAAGCCCAGTACGGACGTGCGCTCCGGGTCAACACCATCGTCGATCCCGCCATGCTCGGTGGGGTTCGCGTGCAGATCGGCGACGACGTCATCGACGGCAGCGTCGCCTCGCGCCTCAGCTCGCTGAGGCAGAAGCTTGCCGGCTGACGCCGGATGAACGACCGGCGTCCTGCGCCGACATAGACCAGTAGCTGTACAACCGGTACAGAAAAGGGAAAGACAATGGCAGAACTCTCCATCAGCCCCGACGAGATCCGTTCGGCTCTCTCGGAGTTCGTCTCGTCGTACGAGCCGGGCCAGGCGCAGACCACCGAGGTCGGATACGTCTCCGACGCCGCCGACGGAATCGCCCACGTCGAGGGCCTTCCCTCGGTCATGGCGAACGAGCTCGTGCGTTTCGCCGACGGCACCCTCGGCCTCGCGCTGAACCTTGACGAAGACGAGATCGGCGTCGTCGTGCTCGGCGAGTTCACCGGCATCGAAGAGGGCATGGAGGTGACCCGCACCGGCGAGGTCCTCTCGGTCCCGGTCGGCGAGGGCTACCTCGGCCGTGTCGTCGACCCCCTCGGCAACCCGATCGACGGTCTCGGCGAAATCACCGGCCTCGAGGGCCGTCGTGCCCTCGAGCTGCAGGCGCCCGGCGTCATGCAGCGCAAGTCGGTGCACGAGCCGCTGCAGACCGGCATCAAGGCGATCGACGCGATGATCCCGATCGGCCGCGGCCAGCGCCAGCTCATCATCGGCGACCGCCAGACCGGTAAGACGGCCATCGCGATCGACACGATCATCAACCAGAAGGCGAACTGGGAGTCGGGTGACCCGTCGAAGCAAGTTCGCTGCATCTACGTCGCGATCGGCCAGAAGGGCTCGACGATCGCGGGCGTGAAGGGCGCGCTCGAAGACGCCGGCGCCATGGAGTACACGACGATCGTCGCGGCTCCGGCCTCCGACCCGGCCGGCTTCAAGTACCTCGCGCCATACACCGGTTCGGCGATCGGCCAGCACTGGATGTACGACTCCAAGCACGTCCTGATCATCTTCGACGACCTGTCGAAGCAAGCCGAGGCCTACCGCGCCGTGTCGCTCCTCCTGCGCCGTCCGCCGGGACGCGAGGCGTACCCCGGTGACGTCTTCTACCTGCACTCGCGTCTGCTCGAGCGTTGCGCGAAGCTCTCCGACGAGCTCGGCGCCGGCTCGATGACGGGCCTGCCCATCATCGAGACCAAGGCGAACGACGTCTCGGCGTACATCCCGACCAACGTGATCTCGATCACCGACGGCCAGATCTTCCTCCAGTCCGACCTCTTCAACGCGAACCAGCGTCCTGCGGTCGACGTGGGCATCTCGGTCTCGCGAGTCGGCGGTGACGCGCAGGTCAAGTCGATCAAGAAGGTCTCGGGCACGCTGAAGCTCGAACTCGCGCAGTACCGCTCGCTCGAGGCGTTCGCGATGTTCGCGAGCGACCTCGATGCCGCGAGCCGCCGCCAGCTCGCTCGTGGCGCCCGCCTCACCGAGCTCCTCAAGCAGCCGCAGTACTCGCCGTACCCCGTCGAGGAGCAGGTCGTCTCGATCTGGGCCGGCACCAAGGGCAAGCTCGAACGAGGTCCCGGTCGAGGACATCCTCCGCTTCGAGCGCGAACTGCTCGACTACCTCGGTCGCAACACCGAGGTACTGTCCGAGCTTCGCGACTCGAACGTCCTCTCCGACGAGCTCGCCGCGACGCTCGAGACCGAGGTCGACAAGTTCAAGCTGGAGTTCCAGACGGGCGAGGGCAAGCCGCTCGCGTCGGTCGGATCCGAGCAGTTCGAGGCGATCGCCGCGGAAGAGGTCGTCCAGGAGAAGATCGTCAAGGGCCGCCGTTAGTCATTCCTCGTTCCCTGAGGCTCTCGAAGGGAACTGACCTCACGAGGTCGCATCGAGAGCCCAGCACCAGGAAGACAGGACACAGGAGAAACATGGGAGCGCAGCTTCGGGTCTACCGGCAGAAGATCAAGTCTGCCCAGACGACCAAGAAGATCACGCGAGCGATGGAGCTGATCTCCGCCTCGCGGATCCAGAAGGCCCAGGCGCGTGTCGCGGCGTCGGAGCCCTATTCGAACGCGATCACGCGCGCGGTGTCGGCGGTGGCGAGCTACTCGAACGTCGCACACGTGCTGACGACCGAGCCTGAGCGCATCGACCGCGCCGCGATCGTGATCTTCACGTCCGACCGCGGCCTCGCAGGTGCCTTCAACTCGCAGGTGCTTCGCGAGGCCGAAGAGCTCACCGAGCTGCTCCGCAGCCAGGGCAAGGAGGTCGAGTACTTCCTCGTCGGCCGCAAGTCCGTCGGGTACTTCAAGTTCCGGCGCCGCTCGTTCGAGCGCAGCTGGGTCGGAAGCACCGACAATCCCGACTTCGATACCGCCAAGGAGATCGGCGACGCCGTGCTGGAGGCCTTCCTCCGCGACGCGACCGACGGCGGCGTCGATGAGATCCACATCGTCTACAACCGGTTCGTGAGCCGCATCTCCCAGGTGCCCGTGGTCACGCGACTGCTGCCCCTCGAGGTCGTCGAGAGCGAGGAGATCCCCGATGCCAGGCACGAGGTATTCCCGCTCTACGAATTCGAGCCCGACCCCGAGACGGTGCTCGACAGCCTGCTCCCGGTCTACATCGAGAGTCGCATCTTCAACGCGATGCTCCAGTCCTCCGCGGCCAAGCACGCGGCGACGCAGAAGGCGATGAAGTCGGCGAGCGACAATGCCGACAAGCTCATCACCGACTACACGCGGCTGGCGAACAATGCGCGCCAGTCCGAGATCACCCAGCAGATTTCCGAGATCGTGGGCGGCGCTGACGCACTGTCGTCCGCCAAGTAGCCCCTTACGAAGAGAGAGAACACATGACTGACACCGCTCCCGCACCGGCCGCGGCCGCGCCCGTGGCCGGCGCCGTCGGCCGCATCGCCCGGGTCACGGGCCCCGTCGTCGACATCGAGTTCCCGCATGACTCGATTCCCGAGATCTACAACGCGCTCAAGACCGACATCACGATCGGCGACGAGACGACGACGATCACCCTCGAGGTCGCACAGCACCTCGGCGACGACGTCGTGCGCGCGATCGCGCTGAAGCCGACCGACGGCCTCGTCCGCGGTCAGGAGGTCACGGACACGGGTGCCGCGATCTCGGTGCCCGTCGGTGACGTCACGAAGGGCAAGGTCTTCAACGTCATCGGCGAGGTGCTCAACGGTGAGCCGGGCGAGACCATCGAGATCACCGAGCGCTGGCCGATCCACCGCAAGCCCCCGGCGTTCGACCAGCTCGAGTCGAAGACGCAGCTGTTCGAGACCGGCATCAAGGTCATCGACCTGCTCACGCCGTATGTGCTCGGCGGCAAGATCGGCCTCTTCGGCGGTGCTGGTGTCGGCAAGACCGTGCTCATCCAGGAGATGATCCAGCGCGTCGCCCAAGACCACGGTGGTGTGTCGGTGTTCGCCGGTGTCGGCGAGCGTACCCGTGAGGGCAACGACCTCATCCACGAGATGGAGGAGGCGGGCGTCTTCGACAAGACCGCCCTCGTCTTCGGCCAGATGGACGAGCCGCCGGGAACGCGTCTGCGCGTCGCCCTGTCGGCACTGACCATGGCCGAGTACTTCAGGGATGTGCAGAAGCAGGACGTGCTCCTCTTCATCGACAACATCTTCCGCTTCACGCAGGCGGGCTCCGAGGTGTCGACCCTGCTCGGCCGCATGCCCTCCGCCGTGGGCTACCAGCCGAACCTCGCCGACGAGATGGGCATCCTCCAGGAGCGCATCACCTCGACGCGTGGTCACTCGATCACTTCGCTGCAGGCGATCTACGTGCCCGCCGACGACTACACCGACCCGGCGCCGGCGACGACGTTCGCGCACCTCGACGCAACGACCGAGCTCTCTCGTGAGATCGCGTCGAAGGGTCTGTACCCGGCCGTCGACCCGCTGACCTCGACGTCGCGCATCCTCGACCCCAGGTACCTGGGCGAGGACCACTACCGCGTGGCCACGACGGTCAAGCAGATCCTGCAGAAGAACAAGGAGCTCCAGGAGATCATCGCGATCCTCGGTGTCGACGAGCTCTCCGAGGAAGACAAGATCACGGTGTCGCGTGCGCGCCGCATCCAGCAGTTCCTCTCGCAGAACACCTACATGGCGAAGAAGTTCACCGGTGTCGAGGGTTCGACCGTGCCGCTCAAGGACACGATCGAGTCGTTCGACGCGATCGCCAAGGGCGAGTTCGACCACGTCGCCGAGCAGGCCTTCTTCAACGTCGGCCCGATCTCCGATGTCGAGGAGAATTGGGCTCGCATCCAGAAGGAGAACGGCTGAGCATGGCCGTCCTCAATGTGAGCGTCGTCTCGGCCGACCAGGAAGTCTGGTCGGGCGAGGCGTCCATGGTGGTGGCACGCACCGTCGAAGGTGAGATCGGCATTCTGCCCGGTCACGAGCCCATGCTCGCGGTCCTCGCCGGCGGTGAGGTGCGCGTCACCCTGCCCGGCGGTGAGAAGATCGTCGCGAGCGCCGAAGACGGCTTCCTCTCGGTGCAGTCGAACGCCGTACAGGTGGTCGCCTCCCGCGCCGAACTCGCCTGAGGAGGCTCGGATGCAGGGGGAGCAACCGATCATCGACCGTCAATTCGGTGACCTCAGTGTCACCCAGCTCGTCGTCATGGCCGGGCTGCCCGGGGCCGGAAAGTCGACGATCGCCGAGATCGTCGGCGCTCGCCTCGGCGCCACGGTCGTCTCCGTCGACCCCATCGAGTCGGCGATCCTCCGAGCGGGGATCGATGCCGACCAGCCCACCGGGCTGGCGGCGTACCTGGTCGCCGAGGAGATCGCCGAGAAGGAGCTCGATTCCGGACGCACCGTCATCGTCGATGCCGTGAACGCCGCCGAGGCGGCGCGCCTGCAATGGCGTGATCTCGCTGAGCGTGCCGACGTGCGGCTCCGGGTCATCGAGGTCGTCTGCTCCGATGAAGCGGTGCACCGCGCTCGCCTTGCAAAGCGCGAGCGACGGCTCCCGCACCTCGAGGAGACCACGTGGCGTGCCGTTGAGCAGAGCCTCGAGGGATATGCCGCGTGGACGGGCCCCTCGTCGGCGCTGCCCCGCGTGACGATCGACAGCGTCCTGTCGCTCGGCGCGAACGTCGACGCTGCACTCGCGTTCATCGGTTCGTAGTGCTTGTACTGCTCCCGCCTTCGGAGACGAAGCGTGCGGGCGGTTCGGGTGCCCCACTCGATCTGGAGGCGTTGTCGTTCCGGGAGCTCACCGCGGTGCGCGCGACCCTCGTGGATGCCACGGTCGCGCTCGCTGCGGACCCAGTGTCTGCGGTTCGCGCGTTGAAGCTGAGTCATCGCCAGTCGGCGGAGGTCGAGCGGAATCGCGTGCTCCGGGAATCGCCGACGATGCCCGCGCTCGATCGCTTCACCGGAGTGCTCTACGACGCGCTCGACGCGGGCACGCTCGACGATCAGGCTCGGCGATTCGCGCACGAGCACGTGAGCGTGCACTCGGCGCTGTTCGGGCTCGTCTCGGCGCTCGACCCGATTCCCGCGTATCGCCTCTCGCATGACTCGCGACTGCCCGGGGTCGGGCTGCGCCGCGCCTGGCGAGGG harbors:
- a CDS encoding F0F1 ATP synthase subunit delta; its protein translation is MGSATRKALAGTHATLRALGRAELRVAEDVLAAGRVIGSSKQLRTALTNSEADAAQKRALVEAVFGSKLTADAVRLLTDLASNRWSDSTDLLEGIEDLGFRVASESAGDAAIDAELFAIERAVASDSGLELALGSKLNPTDSKVKIVDRLLAGKASPQTVAIVNHLVQQPRGRRIGELLRQAATIVAEQRGFQIATVTSASPISAAQLDRLVQGLEAQYGRALRVNTIVDPAMLGGVRVQIGDDVIDGSVASRLSSLRQKLAG
- a CDS encoding AAA family ATPase, which gives rise to MQGEQPIIDRQFGDLSVTQLVVMAGLPGAGKSTIAEIVGARLGATVVSVDPIESAILRAGIDADQPTGLAAYLVAEEIAEKELDSGRTVIVDAVNAAEAARLQWRDLAERADVRLRVIEVVCSDEAVHRARLAKRERRLPHLEETTWRAVEQSLEGYAAWTGPSSALPRVTIDSVLSLGANVDAALAFIGS
- a CDS encoding F0F1 ATP synthase subunit epsilon, with amino-acid sequence MAVLNVSVVSADQEVWSGEASMVVARTVEGEIGILPGHEPMLAVLAGGEVRVTLPGGEKIVASAEDGFLSVQSNAVQVVASRAELA
- a CDS encoding YaaA family protein → MLVLLPPSETKRAGGSGAPLDLEALSFRELTAVRATLVDATVALAADPVSAVRALKLSHRQSAEVERNRVLRESPTMPALDRFTGVLYDALDAGTLDDQARRFAHEHVSVHSALFGLVSALDPIPAYRLSHDSRLPGVGLRRAWRGPVGEILASRADLIVDLRSEAYVDLGPAAAHDRSVFVRVVAVDEAGRRRALNHFNKRAKGLFTRAMLESRPTIETLDDLLAWAGSAGIQLKLGGRRDDGSPRELELVA
- a CDS encoding F0F1 ATP synthase subunit gamma, yielding MGAQLRVYRQKIKSAQTTKKITRAMELISASRIQKAQARVAASEPYSNAITRAVSAVASYSNVAHVLTTEPERIDRAAIVIFTSDRGLAGAFNSQVLREAEELTELLRSQGKEVEYFLVGRKSVGYFKFRRRSFERSWVGSTDNPDFDTAKEIGDAVLEAFLRDATDGGVDEIHIVYNRFVSRISQVPVVTRLLPLEVVESEEIPDARHEVFPLYEFEPDPETVLDSLLPVYIESRIFNAMLQSSAAKHAATQKAMKSASDNADKLITDYTRLANNARQSEITQQISEIVGGADALSSAK
- the atpD gene encoding F0F1 ATP synthase subunit beta, which codes for MTDTAPAPAAAAPVAGAVGRIARVTGPVVDIEFPHDSIPEIYNALKTDITIGDETTTITLEVAQHLGDDVVRAIALKPTDGLVRGQEVTDTGAAISVPVGDVTKGKVFNVIGEVLNGEPGETIEITERWPIHRKPPAFDQLESKTQLFETGIKVIDLLTPYVLGGKIGLFGGAGVGKTVLIQEMIQRVAQDHGGVSVFAGVGERTREGNDLIHEMEEAGVFDKTALVFGQMDEPPGTRLRVALSALTMAEYFRDVQKQDVLLFIDNIFRFTQAGSEVSTLLGRMPSAVGYQPNLADEMGILQERITSTRGHSITSLQAIYVPADDYTDPAPATTFAHLDATTELSREIASKGLYPAVDPLTSTSRILDPRYLGEDHYRVATTVKQILQKNKELQEIIAILGVDELSEEDKITVSRARRIQQFLSQNTYMAKKFTGVEGSTVPLKDTIESFDAIAKGEFDHVAEQAFFNVGPISDVEENWARIQKENG